From the genome of Cognaticolwellia beringensis, one region includes:
- the iadA gene encoding beta-aspartyl-peptidase — translation MLTLLRNVNIYAPTPLGIKDVLIAGNKIAAIYDHGKGQLDIPKQWHVNVINFDGATLTPGFIDSHAHITGGGGEAGFATQVPPVGLTEFTHAGVTTVVGLLGTDDTTRSTENLLSRVYGLREEGLSAYCWTGGYHYPLTTITGSAKSDIVFLEPVIGIGEFAISDHRSSQPTFEEVIRLASETHVAGLITGKAGIIHFHLGDGEKRLALIEQAIRDTELPARVFNPTHVNRNKALFEDSCKLLTQGCHIDLTAFPTGTAQPGWEACDAIEMAIERQLPLEQITLSSDGGGCLPCFDPQGELLHMDFGRASTLGETLVETLKKGLPLEQVLPMLTSNVANILRFKSKGQVAVGFDADLLVLNEKYEITDVMAQGVWHKQNNQTIIKGTFE, via the coding sequence ATGCTCACATTATTACGTAATGTAAATATTTACGCCCCTACGCCCCTAGGCATTAAAGATGTTCTGATTGCAGGCAATAAAATTGCAGCCATTTATGATCATGGAAAAGGGCAGCTAGATATTCCTAAACAGTGGCACGTTAATGTTATTAATTTTGATGGTGCGACGTTAACGCCAGGCTTTATTGATAGTCATGCCCACATAACTGGTGGTGGGGGTGAGGCAGGTTTTGCCACGCAAGTGCCACCTGTTGGCCTAACTGAATTTACCCATGCGGGTGTCACTACTGTTGTTGGCTTGCTCGGTACTGATGATACGACGCGTAGTACTGAAAATTTATTAAGTCGAGTTTATGGTCTACGTGAAGAAGGCTTATCGGCTTATTGCTGGACGGGAGGATATCACTATCCTTTAACCACGATAACGGGCAGTGCTAAGTCAGATATCGTTTTCCTTGAACCGGTTATTGGTATTGGTGAATTTGCTATTAGCGATCACCGCTCTAGCCAACCAACATTTGAAGAAGTGATCCGTCTTGCCAGTGAAACCCATGTCGCAGGTTTGATCACGGGAAAAGCCGGTATTATTCACTTTCATTTAGGTGATGGTGAAAAACGTTTAGCCTTAATTGAACAAGCGATTAGAGATACAGAGCTGCCAGCGCGGGTGTTTAATCCAACTCATGTTAATCGCAACAAAGCTTTGTTTGAAGATAGTTGCAAGCTATTAACTCAAGGCTGTCATATCGATTTAACTGCATTTCCTACTGGCACAGCTCAACCTGGTTGGGAAGCTTGCGATGCCATTGAAATGGCAATTGAAAGACAATTACCCTTAGAACAAATAACCCTTAGCTCGGATGGTGGAGGTTGCTTGCCTTGTTTTGACCCACAAGGTGAATTACTGCATATGGATTTTGGTCGAGCGAGTACGCTAGGAGAAACCTTAGTGGAAACTTTAAAGAAAGGTTTACCACTGGAGCAAGTTCTCCCTATGTTAACGAGCAATGTTGCTAATATTTTACGCTTTAAAAGCAAAGGGCAAGTTGCCGTTGGTTTTGACGCAGATTTATTGGTGCTGAATGAAAAATATGAGATTACTGATGTGATGGCGCAAGGTGTATGGCACAAGCAAAACAATCAGACAATTATCAAAGGTACATTTGAATAG
- a CDS encoding cyanophycinase, with product MCPAKTIDGQQRGFVIPIGGAEERVKDPIILQRFVELCGGEDAYIVIIPTASQLEETGPNYEDVFHELGVQKAISLPINDREEANSDEYLAELDKATGIFITGGNQLRLSTILGGTPVAQSIRKRNADGVHVAGTSAGAAIMPEHMIAGGRTGALPNEEGVTFAPGMGLINKVIIDQHFSQRNRLGRLLSAISYNPFASGLGICENTAAFIGPTGVLEVVGHGSITVVDPADLSHSSMADASRGEAITLIGLKLHVLGPGATYCTNERIATPAS from the coding sequence ATGTGTCCAGCTAAAACAATTGATGGTCAACAACGGGGATTTGTAATTCCTATCGGGGGGGCAGAAGAGCGCGTTAAGGATCCTATAATTCTACAACGTTTTGTTGAGCTTTGTGGTGGAGAAGATGCATATATTGTTATTATTCCAACGGCTTCACAACTTGAAGAAACAGGGCCGAATTACGAAGATGTTTTTCATGAACTAGGCGTGCAAAAGGCAATTTCTTTGCCGATTAATGATCGTGAAGAAGCCAATAGCGATGAATATCTCGCTGAGTTGGATAAAGCTACAGGAATTTTTATTACCGGTGGCAATCAATTACGCCTGTCTACTATTTTGGGTGGCACTCCTGTCGCGCAAAGTATTCGTAAACGTAATGCAGATGGGGTTCATGTTGCAGGTACGTCTGCGGGGGCAGCCATTATGCCAGAGCATATGATTGCTGGCGGTCGTACGGGTGCATTACCTAATGAAGAAGGGGTTACTTTTGCTCCGGGCATGGGTTTAATTAATAAAGTTATTATTGATCAGCATTTTAGCCAAAGAAATCGCTTAGGGCGTTTACTATCAGCTATTTCCTACAATCCTTTTGCTTCAGGCTTAGGTATTTGTGAAAATACCGCGGCTTTTATTGGCCCAACAGGCGTTTTAGAAGTGGTTGGTCATGGCAGCATCACAGTAGTAGACCCTGCAGACTTATCGCATAGTTCAATGGCAGATGCGAGTAGAGGCGAAGCTATTACTTTAATTGGTCTTAAGTTACATGTACTTGGGCCAGGCGCAACTTACTGTACCAACGAAAGAATCGCTACACCAGCAAGTTAA
- the cphA gene encoding cyanophycin synthetase has product MKMLSSNVYVGPNVYAHFPVIRHIVDIGILENYPSVKLGTEFIDGLITNLPSLDQHGCSYGEPGGFIRRLKEDDGTWIAHIWEHVTLELQCVAGTEVTFGKTRTTGTTGEYNMVFQYKQRDVGLEAAILARKLLISLMPENIKAQLQTTLEDDFDFQQEMADFIRFAQRKAFGPSTQSLVDAAEKRDIPWLRLNEYSLVQFGHGKYQQRIQATITSETKHIAVEISCDKEDTHNLLNDLGLPVPQQRMAYSDVQAVRMAKSIGYPVVLKPLNANHGRGVSIDLTTEEQVITAFAFAREHGTSRAVLVESFLTGLDHRMLVVNGELVAVAKRVPGHVIGDGVNTISQLVDIINEDPRRGVGHEKVLTQLELDTQALRLLQEADFTEATVLPKDEIFYLRSTANLSTGGTAIDMTDVVHPDNKTMAERAVQAVGLDVGGVDFLTADITQSYKDIGGGIVEVNAAPGFRMHVAPSEGKPRDVAGKVIDMLFPPALPTRIPIAGITGTNGKTTTSRMLSHILKNAGHVVGMTSTDGVYVDGQLSVKGDMTGPVSSQIVLRDPAVDIAVLETARGGIARSGLGYLESDVAACINVQEDHLGLRGIDTLEQLAEVKRIVVEVAKDSVVLNADDPHCLKMADHTKAKHICYVTMNTGHSLVREHIRAGGRAVVLEKGINGDMITIFDNGTHIPLLWTHLIPATLEGKALHNVQNAMFAAGLAYCLGKPLESIQQGLRTFTTTFYQAPGRMNVFDEHNFRVILDYAHNADGVRCMSELASKLEVKGKRITVLAGPGDRRNEDIVNIAKAAAGHFDIYICKADDNRRGRAVDEVPEMLAAALKAEGIKASQIYCISDEVEAINKGLELANTDDLLMVFGDAITRCWKQIINFNGIGESDSKAEKSPRQTVVSMLETTEPDTFVLETGMRIVTDERGVRLVSEHDEESD; this is encoded by the coding sequence ATGAAAATGCTCTCTTCCAACGTTTATGTTGGCCCTAATGTTTACGCTCATTTTCCTGTGATTCGCCACATTGTAGATATTGGTATTTTGGAAAATTACCCTTCAGTTAAATTGGGTACGGAATTTATTGACGGATTAATCACAAACCTGCCAAGTTTAGATCAGCACGGTTGCTCTTATGGTGAGCCCGGTGGTTTTATCCGACGTTTAAAAGAAGATGACGGTACTTGGATTGCTCATATATGGGAACACGTTACGCTCGAATTGCAATGCGTAGCCGGTACAGAAGTTACTTTTGGTAAGACGCGTACCACCGGTACTACTGGTGAATACAATATGGTATTCCAGTATAAACAACGAGATGTAGGCCTTGAAGCCGCCATTTTAGCACGAAAACTCCTTATTTCATTAATGCCTGAAAACATTAAAGCCCAGTTACAAACTACTCTTGAAGACGATTTTGACTTTCAGCAAGAGATGGCTGATTTTATTCGCTTTGCACAACGCAAAGCTTTTGGACCTAGTACACAATCACTGGTTGATGCCGCAGAAAAACGAGATATTCCTTGGTTACGATTAAACGAATACAGTTTGGTGCAATTTGGCCATGGTAAATATCAGCAGCGTATTCAAGCGACTATTACCAGTGAAACTAAACACATTGCGGTAGAGATTTCTTGTGATAAAGAAGATACCCATAATTTATTAAATGATCTTGGATTACCTGTGCCTCAGCAACGTATGGCGTACTCTGATGTACAAGCCGTGAGAATGGCAAAAAGTATTGGTTATCCAGTGGTGTTAAAACCGTTAAATGCCAATCATGGTCGTGGCGTGTCTATTGATTTAACGACCGAAGAACAAGTGATTACCGCGTTTGCTTTTGCCCGTGAACATGGCACAAGCCGAGCCGTTTTAGTTGAATCGTTTTTAACCGGTTTAGATCACCGAATGTTAGTGGTTAATGGTGAATTAGTGGCGGTAGCTAAGCGTGTACCTGGTCATGTTATTGGTGACGGCGTTAATACTATTAGTCAATTGGTGGATATTATTAATGAAGACCCACGCCGAGGTGTTGGTCATGAAAAAGTACTAACGCAATTAGAATTAGATACTCAAGCGCTGCGTTTGCTTCAAGAAGCCGACTTTACAGAAGCTACGGTATTACCTAAAGACGAAATTTTCTACTTACGTTCAACCGCAAACTTATCAACCGGCGGTACGGCGATTGATATGACCGACGTAGTGCATCCAGATAATAAAACGATGGCTGAGCGCGCGGTACAAGCTGTTGGTTTAGATGTTGGTGGGGTTGATTTTTTAACCGCTGATATCACACAATCTTACAAAGATATTGGTGGCGGTATTGTTGAAGTAAATGCTGCACCTGGTTTTAGAATGCACGTCGCTCCAAGCGAAGGCAAGCCAAGAGATGTTGCCGGAAAAGTGATTGATATGCTATTTCCGCCTGCCTTACCAACGCGGATCCCTATTGCAGGCATTACGGGGACAAATGGTAAAACGACGACCTCTAGAATGTTATCGCATATTTTAAAAAATGCTGGACATGTGGTAGGTATGACCTCAACCGATGGCGTTTATGTCGATGGTCAGTTATCCGTGAAAGGTGATATGACAGGCCCAGTTTCATCACAAATTGTTTTACGTGATCCTGCGGTTGATATTGCGGTATTAGAAACTGCGCGTGGTGGTATTGCCCGTTCAGGTTTAGGCTATTTAGAAAGTGATGTCGCCGCTTGTATTAACGTCCAAGAAGATCATTTAGGGCTCAGAGGCATAGACACTCTAGAGCAACTCGCTGAAGTTAAACGTATTGTTGTCGAAGTGGCTAAAGACAGTGTTGTGCTCAATGCCGACGACCCACACTGTTTAAAAATGGCTGACCATACCAAAGCGAAACATATTTGTTATGTCACTATGAACACCGGCCATAGTTTAGTGCGCGAGCATATTCGCGCGGGTGGTCGAGCCGTGGTCTTAGAAAAAGGTATCAACGGTGACATGATCACCATTTTTGATAACGGCACCCATATTCCACTACTTTGGACGCATTTAATTCCGGCAACCTTGGAAGGTAAAGCGCTTCATAATGTGCAAAACGCTATGTTTGCAGCCGGCTTAGCTTATTGTTTAGGTAAACCACTAGAGTCTATACAGCAAGGGTTAAGAACTTTTACCACCACTTTTTATCAAGCACCGGGCAGAATGAACGTGTTTGATGAGCATAATTTTAGAGTGATACTTGATTACGCCCATAACGCAGATGGTGTGCGTTGTATGAGCGAATTAGCCAGCAAGTTAGAAGTTAAAGGTAAGCGTATTACCGTGTTAGCAGGCCCAGGTGATCGTCGTAATGAAGATATCGTCAATATTGCGAAAGCTGCCGCCGGACATTTTGATATTTACATCTGTAAAGCTGATGATAATCGTCGAGGTCGTGCAGTAGATGAAGTACCAGAAATGCTAGCAGCGGCGTTAAAAGCTGAGGGGATTAAAGCGTCGCAAATATATTGTATTTCAGATGAAGTAGAGGCTATCAATAAAGGTCTTGAACTAGCCAACACTGATGACTTATTAATGGTCTTTGGTGATGCGATAACACGTTGTTGGAAGCAAATTATCAACTTTAATGGTATTGGTGAGTCTGACTCCAAGGCAGAAAAGTCTCCACGCCAAACCGTTGTTTCTATGCTAGAGACTACTGAGCCAGATACTTTTGTATTGGAAACAGGCATGAGAATTGTTACCGATGAACGTGGTGTTCGTTTGGTCTCTGAACATGATGAAGAAAGTGACTAA
- a CDS encoding Mur ligase family protein — protein sequence MNRENITLSLDDNRRLTGKNLLSDQPGAIIDAFVCGIDKLIVVNIWSVYANRLLKAVNWPNEKLYSRIFEDGITIAISAPLDALYAACDLNELAWQLTCEELTNTANKEEFSAAIARLKTTIAEEVNPKLLELIEQSKANHIVYLVDDDEFSLGYGTTAQCWPISALPEPSSLNWSQYKSIPLAYVTGTNGKSTSVRIMSQIIEQAGKCCGVTSTDFIRVGNNIIDYGDYSGPGGARMLLRHPDTETAILEVARGGILRRGLPIDNVDAALITNIAEDHLGQYGINTVAALAKAKAVVAKGLLNNGQSSGTLVLNADDEYLVALAPELPVNKCWFSLHESNTTLQQHKQKGGAVCFVRDQQLIYSNHDEESIIIAVNDIPMTLNGAALHNIQNALGAIGLAKCFKIEDQAIKAALSTFASNNEDNPGRGNQFKINNAQVIMDFAHNVHSMEAMAVTTANIKAQRKFLMLSHAGDRTDTEIINMTKTALKMQPDFIIAAEVEPYLRGRKLGEVPQLIADTALAYGMKTCNIFTFDSPFLGAKYVVEQLAKDDLALLMVLSEREKITELLLEKSSKISA from the coding sequence ATGAATAGAGAAAATATAACACTGAGCTTAGATGATAATCGTCGGCTGACCGGTAAAAATTTACTATCAGATCAGCCTGGCGCCATTATTGATGCCTTTGTCTGTGGTATTGATAAACTTATCGTGGTAAATATCTGGTCGGTTTACGCGAATCGCTTACTAAAAGCGGTAAATTGGCCAAACGAAAAATTATACTCTCGTATTTTCGAAGACGGCATTACTATTGCCATAAGTGCGCCTTTGGATGCACTTTATGCTGCCTGTGATTTAAATGAATTGGCGTGGCAACTTACTTGTGAAGAGTTAACAAACACAGCAAATAAAGAAGAGTTTTCAGCAGCAATCGCACGTTTGAAAACGACAATAGCAGAAGAAGTTAACCCTAAGTTACTTGAGTTAATTGAGCAGTCAAAAGCGAATCATATTGTTTACTTGGTTGACGATGATGAATTTTCATTGGGCTACGGCACGACAGCACAATGTTGGCCAATATCAGCGCTGCCTGAGCCATCAAGCCTAAACTGGTCACAATATAAATCGATACCACTTGCTTATGTTACCGGCACCAATGGTAAATCGACTAGCGTGCGTATTATGTCGCAAATTATAGAGCAAGCGGGAAAGTGTTGCGGTGTTACCTCAACCGACTTTATTCGCGTGGGTAACAATATCATTGATTACGGCGATTATTCAGGTCCTGGCGGGGCAAGAATGCTATTGCGCCATCCCGATACTGAAACGGCCATTTTAGAAGTTGCTCGTGGCGGTATTTTACGTCGTGGATTACCAATAGATAATGTTGATGCCGCTTTAATTACCAATATTGCTGAAGACCATTTAGGTCAATATGGCATTAATACTGTTGCTGCACTTGCCAAAGCTAAAGCCGTTGTTGCCAAAGGGCTGCTAAATAATGGACAAAGTAGCGGCACGTTAGTGCTCAATGCCGATGATGAGTATTTAGTCGCGTTGGCGCCAGAGCTCCCCGTGAATAAGTGCTGGTTTTCTTTGCATGAAAGCAATACAACACTGCAGCAGCATAAACAAAAAGGTGGTGCTGTTTGTTTTGTACGTGATCAACAATTGATTTATTCAAACCACGATGAAGAGTCAATTATTATTGCTGTAAATGACATTCCAATGACATTAAACGGCGCTGCATTGCACAATATTCAAAATGCACTCGGGGCGATTGGCTTAGCTAAGTGCTTTAAGATTGAAGACCAGGCGATTAAAGCCGCGTTATCGACTTTTGCCAGCAATAATGAAGACAACCCAGGTCGAGGAAATCAGTTTAAGATTAATAATGCGCAAGTGATCATGGACTTCGCCCACAATGTGCATAGCATGGAAGCCATGGCTGTTACCACGGCGAATATAAAAGCACAGCGTAAGTTTTTAATGTTGAGTCATGCGGGTGATAGAACAGATACTGAAATCATCAATATGACGAAAACAGCGCTAAAAATGCAGCCTGATTTTATTATTGCTGCTGAAGTAGAGCCTTACTTACGTGGTAGGAAACTCGGAGAAGTACCTCAACTAATTGCTGATACCGCGCTCGCTTATGGCATGAAAACGTGTAATATTTTCACTTTTGATAGTCCATTTTTAGGCGCGAAATATGTTGTAGAACAGCTAGCTAAAGATGACTTAGCTTTACTTATGGTATTGTCTGAGCGTGAAAAGATAACTGAACTGTTACTTGAAAAATCTTCTAAAATCTCTGCTTAA
- a CDS encoding GGDEF domain-containing protein, which translates to MIKARKNEYQNAKSEVNFSHFLMHQCLGMRRWALTVALLLYIVFAIMDVLKFPSEVYSLTLTTRIILVIAPLIYLNVLYWFFPPISIRSNLLILLLVYIGSGLNHSLIYYLSDIYGLQFSELGMVLILMFGCLLLVIPIKPAVFATFIILAVFSAVNVYINSQLADLIFVLIILSFVSGICLTINLIGQKTLYKNYLLINRLYNESITDGLTKLHNKRSFQEEIERLNAIATRDNATLGLILIDADDFKIINDSFGHAVGDDVLIKIAQVIEAKCRRVEDIGFRVGGDEFALILYGINDEKLEQTCFEIVKNVTNFNIKYNRQSVKTSVSLGAVLKSANAKISSDNLTEIADEYLYEAKENGRNQYYLKTFQ; encoded by the coding sequence ATGATTAAAGCACGTAAAAATGAGTACCAGAATGCAAAAAGTGAAGTTAATTTTTCGCATTTTTTGATGCATCAATGTTTAGGAATGAGACGTTGGGCGCTAACGGTAGCTTTGCTGTTATATATTGTTTTTGCCATTATGGATGTGCTGAAATTTCCTAGCGAAGTCTATTCCTTAACATTAACAACTCGCATTATTTTAGTCATAGCCCCTTTAATATATTTAAATGTTCTTTATTGGTTTTTTCCACCAATTTCAATACGTTCAAACCTTTTAATATTATTATTAGTTTATATCGGCAGCGGATTAAATCACTCTTTAATTTATTACCTTTCTGACATATACGGTTTGCAATTTTCAGAGCTCGGCATGGTTTTAATCCTTATGTTTGGCTGTTTACTCTTAGTGATACCGATTAAGCCTGCAGTATTCGCAACTTTTATTATCCTCGCCGTATTTTCAGCGGTAAATGTTTATATAAACAGCCAACTAGCAGACTTGATATTTGTCTTAATAATCTTGAGTTTTGTTTCGGGGATATGTCTTACAATTAACTTGATAGGACAAAAAACGCTTTATAAAAATTACTTATTAATCAATAGACTTTACAACGAGTCAATCACCGACGGCTTAACAAAGTTACATAATAAAAGATCATTTCAAGAAGAAATAGAAAGATTAAACGCAATAGCAACACGAGATAATGCAACCTTAGGCTTAATTTTAATTGATGCAGACGACTTTAAAATAATTAACGATTCATTCGGCCATGCTGTTGGCGATGATGTTTTAATTAAAATAGCACAAGTTATAGAAGCGAAGTGCCGTCGTGTAGAAGATATTGGCTTTCGAGTAGGTGGAGATGAGTTTGCACTTATTTTGTATGGTATCAACGACGAAAAGCTTGAGCAAACTTGCTTTGAAATTGTTAAGAATGTGACAAACTTCAATATTAAATATAATCGACAGAGCGTTAAAACCTCTGTCTCTCTCGGCGCAGTTCTCAAGTCTGCTAACGCTAAAATATCCAGTGATAACCTTACTGAAATAGCAGATGAATATTTATATGAAGCAAAAGAAAATGGTAGAAATCAATATTATTTAAAAACCTTTCAATAG
- a CDS encoding OprD family outer membrane porin gives MPHFHSISIPYMNAFKQPLAVSAAFAIASSFSTYTSAFESAEMQSETVLPEALNPGFSGRVRLGYISIDDEVNIREKSSAIGAELSYSSESWHGISGTGSLYTTQKLFHDDEGSFFGSDGDGYAILGQAYLQANVDNTEVKLGRFGFDSPHADMDDVRMVPNTFLGVLVTNADITDTTIYAAHLAKSSGVNSRKPEDFTSINRNDGVNILGVVYQGFENIALQTWYYNANDLADLFYVEAAVEYDNFSFGAQFGKQSDTSNNDTGPDGDAYGILASYALNNFTFTTSYNHVSGTIINGFGGGPFYTNAADHTISGVLNQNALAIGVDYSGIENLTIGLLNVAFDKGEDEIDLFVSYDFGNDMLLDFTYHHLHDDGEMILAMFNVYF, from the coding sequence TTGCCGCACTTTCACTCAATTTCTATCCCATACATGAATGCTTTTAAACAACCTTTAGCCGTTAGCGCTGCTTTTGCTATAGCCAGTAGCTTCTCTACTTATACTTCAGCCTTTGAAAGTGCAGAAATGCAAAGTGAAACGGTATTACCTGAAGCATTAAATCCTGGGTTTTCTGGACGTGTTCGCCTCGGCTATATCTCAATTGATGATGAAGTCAATATACGTGAAAAAAGTTCGGCTATTGGCGCAGAGCTAAGTTATAGCAGTGAAAGCTGGCATGGTATTAGTGGCACTGGCAGTTTATACACAACACAAAAATTATTCCATGATGATGAAGGCAGCTTTTTTGGATCTGATGGTGATGGCTATGCTATTTTAGGACAAGCCTACCTTCAAGCTAACGTTGATAATACCGAAGTGAAACTTGGGCGCTTTGGCTTTGACTCGCCTCATGCTGATATGGATGATGTTCGTATGGTGCCAAATACCTTTTTAGGTGTTTTAGTGACCAATGCCGATATTACAGATACCACTATTTATGCTGCGCACCTAGCTAAATCGTCTGGCGTTAATAGTCGTAAACCAGAAGATTTTACCAGCATAAATAGGAATGATGGTGTCAACATTTTAGGGGTTGTATACCAAGGTTTTGAAAATATTGCCTTACAAACATGGTATTACAATGCCAATGACTTAGCTGACCTTTTCTACGTAGAGGCTGCGGTTGAGTATGATAACTTTTCCTTTGGTGCCCAGTTTGGCAAGCAATCAGATACCAGTAATAACGACACCGGGCCTGATGGCGATGCATATGGCATTTTGGCCAGCTATGCCTTAAACAACTTTACTTTTACAACCTCCTATAACCATGTCTCGGGTACGATTATCAATGGCTTTGGTGGCGGACCGTTTTATACCAACGCTGCTGATCACACCATTTCAGGTGTACTTAACCAAAATGCCCTTGCCATTGGCGTTGATTATAGCGGTATTGAAAACCTGACTATTGGTTTATTAAATGTTGCTTTTGATAAAGGCGAAGATGAAATAGATTTATTTGTTAGCTATGATTTTGGCAACGATATGTTATTAGATTTTACATATCATCACCTACATGATGATGGTGAAATGATTTTAGCCATGTTCAATGTTTATTTTTAA
- a CDS encoding RluA family pseudouridine synthase: protein MTNLAPCFTLFSQSTDNIVLPEKFTFPFYYQPQQIAVEAVQQLQQQLEKLPQCLTKTKASEVSVGKMFGVLVVKNCQGIIGFLSAYSGQIESDNTDINFVPAVSNMQLQDSAFLAENNIINNINAEIEQLESSPQLSVITNELNEATAAYQQELSAQQSLIVASRQQRKQQRNQAVGQLSTNDFEQLKVELAGQSIQEKKQLQALKQSGQNKLELLQQTLAKITDEIAKLRKLRKSRSKSLQKKLFAEYNFLNAHGETKDLNAIFAELPEHTPPAGAGDCAAPKLLQYAYQHNLKPIAMAEFWWGNAPKSAVRQHKNYYPSCYSKCQPILTHMLKGLHVDDNPLLINPAQGKDLAIVYQDSDMLVVNKPAEFLSVPGKNIEDSVYMRIKTQFPQASGPLIVHRLDMSTSGLLIIALNKRAHKALQKQFIERSIEKRYVALVAGSVVEDSGTIELPLMLDFDDKPRQLVCYQHGKHALTTWRVLERKNNTTRLHLFPKTGRTHQLRVHCAHKLGLNMPIVGDDHYGLKADRLHLHAEYLSLSHPIKHTKLEFEVAADF from the coding sequence ATGACAAACCTTGCTCCCTGTTTTACGTTATTCTCTCAGTCGACTGACAATATAGTGCTGCCAGAAAAGTTTACATTCCCATTTTATTACCAACCACAGCAAATTGCCGTAGAGGCAGTTCAGCAGTTACAGCAGCAGCTTGAAAAGCTACCTCAGTGTTTAACAAAAACCAAAGCAAGTGAAGTTAGTGTTGGTAAAATGTTTGGTGTGCTAGTGGTAAAAAATTGCCAAGGTATAATAGGCTTTCTTAGTGCCTATTCTGGACAAATAGAGAGCGATAATACTGACATTAATTTTGTGCCAGCGGTTTCTAATATGCAATTGCAAGACTCTGCGTTTTTAGCTGAAAATAATATTATCAATAATATTAACGCGGAAATAGAGCAGTTAGAAAGTAGCCCGCAACTTAGCGTTATTACTAATGAACTTAATGAAGCTACTGCTGCCTATCAGCAAGAACTATCGGCACAACAAAGCCTAATTGTGGCTAGCCGTCAGCAAAGAAAACAGCAGAGAAACCAAGCTGTTGGGCAGTTAAGTACTAACGACTTTGAACAGTTAAAAGTCGAGTTAGCAGGGCAAAGCATTCAAGAGAAAAAACAACTGCAAGCACTCAAGCAAAGTGGACAAAATAAGCTCGAATTATTACAACAAACTTTAGCGAAAATTACAGATGAAATTGCTAAGTTAAGAAAACTAAGAAAGTCACGTTCAAAAAGTTTACAGAAAAAACTTTTTGCTGAATATAATTTTCTTAATGCTCATGGCGAAACTAAAGATCTAAATGCTATTTTTGCCGAACTGCCTGAACATACGCCACCGGCAGGTGCAGGTGATTGTGCTGCACCTAAATTATTGCAATATGCTTATCAACATAATTTAAAGCCCATTGCTATGGCTGAGTTTTGGTGGGGTAATGCGCCAAAATCTGCCGTAAGACAACATAAAAATTACTATCCTTCTTGCTACAGTAAATGCCAGCCAATTTTGACGCATATGCTTAAAGGATTACATGTCGATGATAACCCGCTGTTAATTAATCCAGCACAAGGCAAAGACTTAGCCATTGTCTATCAAGATTCGGATATGCTGGTGGTAAATAAGCCTGCTGAGTTTTTATCAGTGCCGGGTAAAAATATTGAAGATTCGGTTTATATGCGTATTAAAACACAATTTCCACAGGCATCTGGACCACTTATTGTTCATCGGTTAGATATGTCGACATCGGGATTGTTAATAATCGCCCTCAATAAAAGAGCCCATAAAGCGCTGCAAAAACAATTTATTGAGCGCAGCATTGAGAAACGTTATGTCGCCTTGGTCGCAGGGAGTGTGGTCGAAGATAGTGGCACTATTGAGTTACCACTGATGTTAGATTTTGATGACAAACCTAGACAATTGGTTTGCTATCAACATGGAAAGCACGCGCTTACCACTTGGCGAGTACTTGAACGCAAAAATAACACCACGCGATTACATTTATTTCCTAAAACCGGTCGAACTCACCAATTAAGGGTACATTGTGCGCACAAGTTGGGTTTAAACATGCCGATTGTTGGCGATGACCATTATGGCTTGAAAGCTGACCGATTACATTTACATGCAGAGTACTTATCGCTGTCGCACCCAATTAAGCATACAAAGTTAGAGTTTGAAGTTGCTGCAGATTTCTAA